One Microcebus murinus isolate Inina chromosome 9, M.murinus_Inina_mat1.0, whole genome shotgun sequence DNA window includes the following coding sequences:
- the ZNF862 gene encoding zinc finger protein 862 isoform X1, with protein MLQELFCCKAPVTFDDITVYLLQEEWMLLSQQQKEICGSDKLVAPLGPTVANPELFYKFGQGPEPWLGNVQDQRSLLDRHPGKSQMGYLEEMDVQVPARESTRYLPPQKKACLSHFSTDNGNIEGDWTGRSKKLLKPRSIQKSWFAQFPWLIMNEEQTALFCSACREYPSVRDRRSRLIEGYTGPFKVETLKYHAKSKAHLFCVSALAARDPVWAARFQSIKDPPGDGLASPEHLFTADYPVFYPTGSLGDFGSMDELLPTSRAELEDPGGNGTIPALYLDCVPDLRQKEITDDINNSSNINVLCNDVVESSSQDLSEEGLLEEVPVVVEELPAVFEDVAVYFTQEEWGLLDKRQKELYRDVMCMNYELLASLGPVAAKPDLISKLERRAAPWIKDPNGPKWGKGHPPGKKKTVAVGEVDTQALAVDAALLPVPSVETCTSYCGSNICEVEVDGPRKIKRTYRPRSIQRSWFGQFPWLVIDPKETKLFCSACKERPSLHDKSSRLVRGYTGPFKVETLKYHEVSKAHRLCVNTVEIKDDNPQTALVPEISSDLMANMEHFFHAAYSIAYHSRPLNDFEKILQLLQSTGTVILGKYRNRTACTQFIKYISETLKKQILDDVRNSPCVSVLLDSSTDASDQACVGIYVRYLKQMEVKESYITLAPLYSETADGYFETIISALDELDIPFRKPGWVVGLGTDGSAMLSCRGGLVDKFQEVIPQLLPVHCVAHRLHLAVVDACGNIDLVRKCDRHIRTIFKFYQSSNKRLNELQESAAPLEQEITRLKDLNAVRWVASKRRTLNALLVSWPSLTRHLQSVAEAGGQVGNRARGMLKLLKGFHFVKFCHFLLDFLSIYRPLSEVCQKEIVLVTEVNATLGGAYGALKTLRHQAGPKEEEFNASFKDGWLHGIFLDRPELAEQRFQADREKTILTGIEYLQQRFDTDRPPQLKNMEVFDTMAWPSGIELATFGNHDILTLARYFELSLPAGYSEEALLEEWLGLKAITQNLPFSMLCKNALAQHYRFPLLSKLMAVVVCVPISTSCCQRGFKAMNRIRTDERTKLSNEVLNMLMMTAVNGVAVTEYDPQPAIQHWYLTSSGRRFSHVYACAQVPARSRESAGLRKEELGTLCVEGSGTQQPPILPSREAVEVQKDCITGPSGSFLHPSASQGAPGMS; from the exons gcTCCTGTGACGTTTGATGACATCACAGTATACTTGCTCCAGGAAGAATGGATGCTGCTGAGTCAGCAGCAGAAGGAGATCTGTGGCTCTGACAAGCTGGTGGCACCACTGG GACCAACTGTTGCTAACCCTGAGCTGTTCTATAAGTTTGGGCAAGGGCCAGAGCCATGGCTAGGCAATGTCCAGGATCAGAGGAGTCTCCTGGACCGTCACCCAG GAAAAAGCCAGATGGGCTACTTGGAAGAAATGGATGTGCAAGTTCCTGCCAGGGAGAGTACACGATACCTCCCGCCTCAGAAGAAAGCCTGCCTTTCCCACTTCAGTACAGACAATGGCAACATCGAGGGAGACTGGACAGGAAGAAGCAAGAAACTCTTAAAGCCTCGGTCTATCCAGAAGTCGTGGTTTGCACAGTTTCCATGGTTGATCATGAACGAGGAACAGACGGCTCTGTTTTGCTCTGCTTGCCGGGAGTACCCATCTGTCAGGGACAGACGGTCAAGATTAATAGAAGGTTATACAGGACCATTCAAGGTGGAGACTCTCAAATACCATGCCAAGAGCAAAGCGCACCTCTTCTGTGTCAGTGCCTTGGCAGCAAGGGACCCCGTTTGGGCAGCCCGTTTCCAGAGCATCAAAGATCCACCTGGAGATGGCCTGGCCAGCCCAGAGCACCTCTTCACTGCAGATTATCCCGTGTTCTACCCCACAGGGTCTCTGGGAGATTTTGGTAGCATGGATGAGCTCCTGCCAACCTCAAGAGCTGAACTAGAGGATCCTGGGGGGAATGGAACAATTCCTGCCTTGTATCTAGACTGCGTTCCAGATTTGAGGCaaaaagaaatcactgatgaCATCAACAACTCCTCAAACATTAATGTTTTATGTAATGATGTTGTTGAATCCAGCAGCCAG GACCTTTCTGAAGAGGGGCTGTTGGAGGAGGTCCCTGTGGTGGTGGAGGAGCTCCCAGCGGTATTTGAGGATGTTGCGGTGTATTTCACCCAGGAGGAGTGGGGCCTGCTAGACAAGCGGCAGAAGGAGCTGTACAGAGACGTGATGTGCATGAATTACGAGCTCTTGGCATCCCTGG GGCCTGTGGCTGCCAAACCAGACTTGATCTCTAAACTGGAACGCAGAGCTGCACCCTGGATCAAGGACCCGAATGGGCCAAAGTGGGGGAAAGGTCATCCTCCAG ggaaaaagaagacgGTGGCTGTTGGAGAGGTAGACACACAGGCCTTAGCTGTAGACGCTGCACTGCTTCCAGTTCCTTCTGTGGAGACATGCACCTCCTACTGCGGCTCCAACATCTGCGAAGTAGAAGTAGATGGGCCTAGGAAAATCAAGAGGACTTACAGACCCCGTTCAATTCAGAGGTCGTGGTTTGGGCAGTTCCCATGGTTAGTAATTGACCCAAAAGAGACCAAGCTCTTCTGCTCAGCCTGCAAAGAAAGACCTAGTCTCCATGACAAATCATCTCGTTTAGTCAGAGGTTACACTGGGCCTTTTAAAGTGGAGACTTTAAAATACCATGAAGTCAGCAAAGCACACAGGCTTTGTGTCAACACTGTTGAAATCAAAGACGACAACCCCCAAACTGCCCTCGTCCCAGAGATCTCCAGTGACCTCATGGCGAACATGGAGCACTTTTTCCATGCTGCCTACTCCATCGCGTACCACTCAAGGCCCCTGAATGACTTTGAGAAAATCCTGCAGCTCCTCCAAAGCACTGGGACCGTGATTTTAGGCAAGTACCGCAACCGCACCGCATGCACTCAGTTCATCAAGTACATCTCCGAGACGCTGAAGAAGCAGATCCTCGACGATGTCCGGAACTCCCCCTGTGTGAGCGTCTTGTTGGACAGCTCCACCGACGCCTCTGACCAGGCCTGCGTGGGGATTTATGTCCGCTACCTGAAGCAGATGGAGGTGAAGGAGTCATACATCACCCTGGCCCCGCTTTACAGCGAGACGGCGGACGGATACTTTGAGACCATCATTTCTGCCCTGGATGAGCTGGACATCCCTTTCCGGAAgcctggctgggtggtgggcCTGGGAACAGATGGCTCGGCCATGCTGAGCTGCAGAGGAGGCCTTGTGGACAAGTTCCAGGAGGTTATCCCCCAGCTGCTGCCGGTCCACTGTGTGGCCCACCGGCTGCACCTGGCCGTGGTGGATGCGTGTGGGAACATCGACCTGGTGAGGAAGTGCGACCGGCACATCCGTACCATCTTCAAGTTTTATCAGTCCTCAAACAAGAGGCTGAACGAGCTGCAGGAAAGTGCAGCTCCACTGGAGCAGGAGATCACCCGCCTGAAGGACCTGAACGCTGTCAGGTGGGTGGCCAGTAAGAGGCGCACGCTGAACGCACTCCTCGTGAGCTGGCCGTCACTCACTCGGCACCTCCAGAGCGTGGCAGAGGCCGGGGGCCAGGTTGGGAACAGGGCCAGGGGCATGCTGAAGCTGCTGAAGGGCTTCCACTTCGTCAAGTTCTGCCACTTCCTTTTGGACTTCCTGAGCATCTACAGGCCCCTGTCTGAGGTGTGCCAGAAGGAGATCGTGCTGGTTACAGAGGTGAACGCCACGCTGGGTGGGGCCTACGGAGCACTGAAGACCCTCCGTCACCAGGCGGGGCCCAAAGAGGAAGAGTTCAATGCCAGCTTCAAGGATGGGTGGCTCCATGGCATCTTCTTGGACAGACCAGAGCTGGCAGAACAGCGGTTCCAGGCAGATAGGGAGAAAACAATCCTGACTGGGATTGAGTACCTCCAGCAGAGGTTTGACACAGACCGTCCCCCGCAGCTCAAGAACATGGAGGTGTTTGACACCATGGCCTGGCCCAGTGGGATTGAACTTGCCACTTTTGGGAACCATGATATTCTCACGCTTGCCAGGTATTTTGAGCTCTCTCTCCCTGCAGGATACAGTGAGGAAGCTCTGCTGGAGGAGTGGCTGGGCCTGAAGGCCATCACCCAGAACCTCCCGTTCTCCATGCTGTGTAAAAACGCCCTGGCCCAGCACTACCGCTTCCCCTTGCTGAGCAAGCTCATGGCTGTGGTGGTCTGTGTGCCCATCTCCACCTCCTGCTGCCAGCGGGGGTTTAAGGCCATGAACCGCATCAGGACCGATGAGAGGACCAAGCTCTCCAATGAGGTGCTCAACATGCTCATGATGACAGCTGTGAATGGCGTGGCAGTCACAGAGTACGACCCCCAGCCTGCGATCCAGCACTGGTACCTGACCTCCTCAGGCCGACGTTTCAGCCACGTCTATGCCTGTGCCCAGGTGCCAGCCCGCTCCCGTGAGA GTGCGGGGCTCAGGAAGGAGGAGCTGGGCACCCTCTGCGTAGAGGGGTCTGGGACCCAGCAGCCGCCCATCCTGCCCTCCAGGGAGGCGGTGGAGGTTCAGAAGGATTGCATCACGGGGCCTTCCGGGAGCTTCCTGCACCCCAGCGCCAGCCAGGGGGCCCCTGGCATGTCCTGA
- the ZNF862 gene encoding zinc finger protein 862 isoform X2 gives MEPRESGKAPVTFDDITVYLLQEEWMLLSQQQKEICGSDKLVAPLGPTVANPELFYKFGQGPEPWLGNVQDQRSLLDRHPGKSQMGYLEEMDVQVPARESTRYLPPQKKACLSHFSTDNGNIEGDWTGRSKKLLKPRSIQKSWFAQFPWLIMNEEQTALFCSACREYPSVRDRRSRLIEGYTGPFKVETLKYHAKSKAHLFCVSALAARDPVWAARFQSIKDPPGDGLASPEHLFTADYPVFYPTGSLGDFGSMDELLPTSRAELEDPGGNGTIPALYLDCVPDLRQKEITDDINNSSNINVLCNDVVESSSQDLSEEGLLEEVPVVVEELPAVFEDVAVYFTQEEWGLLDKRQKELYRDVMCMNYELLASLGPVAAKPDLISKLERRAAPWIKDPNGPKWGKGHPPGKKKTVAVGEVDTQALAVDAALLPVPSVETCTSYCGSNICEVEVDGPRKIKRTYRPRSIQRSWFGQFPWLVIDPKETKLFCSACKERPSLHDKSSRLVRGYTGPFKVETLKYHEVSKAHRLCVNTVEIKDDNPQTALVPEISSDLMANMEHFFHAAYSIAYHSRPLNDFEKILQLLQSTGTVILGKYRNRTACTQFIKYISETLKKQILDDVRNSPCVSVLLDSSTDASDQACVGIYVRYLKQMEVKESYITLAPLYSETADGYFETIISALDELDIPFRKPGWVVGLGTDGSAMLSCRGGLVDKFQEVIPQLLPVHCVAHRLHLAVVDACGNIDLVRKCDRHIRTIFKFYQSSNKRLNELQESAAPLEQEITRLKDLNAVRWVASKRRTLNALLVSWPSLTRHLQSVAEAGGQVGNRARGMLKLLKGFHFVKFCHFLLDFLSIYRPLSEVCQKEIVLVTEVNATLGGAYGALKTLRHQAGPKEEEFNASFKDGWLHGIFLDRPELAEQRFQADREKTILTGIEYLQQRFDTDRPPQLKNMEVFDTMAWPSGIELATFGNHDILTLARYFELSLPAGYSEEALLEEWLGLKAITQNLPFSMLCKNALAQHYRFPLLSKLMAVVVCVPISTSCCQRGFKAMNRIRTDERTKLSNEVLNMLMMTAVNGVAVTEYDPQPAIQHWYLTSSGRRFSHVYACAQVPARSRESAGLRKEELGTLCVEGSGTQQPPILPSREAVEVQKDCITGPSGSFLHPSASQGAPGMS, from the exons gcTCCTGTGACGTTTGATGACATCACAGTATACTTGCTCCAGGAAGAATGGATGCTGCTGAGTCAGCAGCAGAAGGAGATCTGTGGCTCTGACAAGCTGGTGGCACCACTGG GACCAACTGTTGCTAACCCTGAGCTGTTCTATAAGTTTGGGCAAGGGCCAGAGCCATGGCTAGGCAATGTCCAGGATCAGAGGAGTCTCCTGGACCGTCACCCAG GAAAAAGCCAGATGGGCTACTTGGAAGAAATGGATGTGCAAGTTCCTGCCAGGGAGAGTACACGATACCTCCCGCCTCAGAAGAAAGCCTGCCTTTCCCACTTCAGTACAGACAATGGCAACATCGAGGGAGACTGGACAGGAAGAAGCAAGAAACTCTTAAAGCCTCGGTCTATCCAGAAGTCGTGGTTTGCACAGTTTCCATGGTTGATCATGAACGAGGAACAGACGGCTCTGTTTTGCTCTGCTTGCCGGGAGTACCCATCTGTCAGGGACAGACGGTCAAGATTAATAGAAGGTTATACAGGACCATTCAAGGTGGAGACTCTCAAATACCATGCCAAGAGCAAAGCGCACCTCTTCTGTGTCAGTGCCTTGGCAGCAAGGGACCCCGTTTGGGCAGCCCGTTTCCAGAGCATCAAAGATCCACCTGGAGATGGCCTGGCCAGCCCAGAGCACCTCTTCACTGCAGATTATCCCGTGTTCTACCCCACAGGGTCTCTGGGAGATTTTGGTAGCATGGATGAGCTCCTGCCAACCTCAAGAGCTGAACTAGAGGATCCTGGGGGGAATGGAACAATTCCTGCCTTGTATCTAGACTGCGTTCCAGATTTGAGGCaaaaagaaatcactgatgaCATCAACAACTCCTCAAACATTAATGTTTTATGTAATGATGTTGTTGAATCCAGCAGCCAG GACCTTTCTGAAGAGGGGCTGTTGGAGGAGGTCCCTGTGGTGGTGGAGGAGCTCCCAGCGGTATTTGAGGATGTTGCGGTGTATTTCACCCAGGAGGAGTGGGGCCTGCTAGACAAGCGGCAGAAGGAGCTGTACAGAGACGTGATGTGCATGAATTACGAGCTCTTGGCATCCCTGG GGCCTGTGGCTGCCAAACCAGACTTGATCTCTAAACTGGAACGCAGAGCTGCACCCTGGATCAAGGACCCGAATGGGCCAAAGTGGGGGAAAGGTCATCCTCCAG ggaaaaagaagacgGTGGCTGTTGGAGAGGTAGACACACAGGCCTTAGCTGTAGACGCTGCACTGCTTCCAGTTCCTTCTGTGGAGACATGCACCTCCTACTGCGGCTCCAACATCTGCGAAGTAGAAGTAGATGGGCCTAGGAAAATCAAGAGGACTTACAGACCCCGTTCAATTCAGAGGTCGTGGTTTGGGCAGTTCCCATGGTTAGTAATTGACCCAAAAGAGACCAAGCTCTTCTGCTCAGCCTGCAAAGAAAGACCTAGTCTCCATGACAAATCATCTCGTTTAGTCAGAGGTTACACTGGGCCTTTTAAAGTGGAGACTTTAAAATACCATGAAGTCAGCAAAGCACACAGGCTTTGTGTCAACACTGTTGAAATCAAAGACGACAACCCCCAAACTGCCCTCGTCCCAGAGATCTCCAGTGACCTCATGGCGAACATGGAGCACTTTTTCCATGCTGCCTACTCCATCGCGTACCACTCAAGGCCCCTGAATGACTTTGAGAAAATCCTGCAGCTCCTCCAAAGCACTGGGACCGTGATTTTAGGCAAGTACCGCAACCGCACCGCATGCACTCAGTTCATCAAGTACATCTCCGAGACGCTGAAGAAGCAGATCCTCGACGATGTCCGGAACTCCCCCTGTGTGAGCGTCTTGTTGGACAGCTCCACCGACGCCTCTGACCAGGCCTGCGTGGGGATTTATGTCCGCTACCTGAAGCAGATGGAGGTGAAGGAGTCATACATCACCCTGGCCCCGCTTTACAGCGAGACGGCGGACGGATACTTTGAGACCATCATTTCTGCCCTGGATGAGCTGGACATCCCTTTCCGGAAgcctggctgggtggtgggcCTGGGAACAGATGGCTCGGCCATGCTGAGCTGCAGAGGAGGCCTTGTGGACAAGTTCCAGGAGGTTATCCCCCAGCTGCTGCCGGTCCACTGTGTGGCCCACCGGCTGCACCTGGCCGTGGTGGATGCGTGTGGGAACATCGACCTGGTGAGGAAGTGCGACCGGCACATCCGTACCATCTTCAAGTTTTATCAGTCCTCAAACAAGAGGCTGAACGAGCTGCAGGAAAGTGCAGCTCCACTGGAGCAGGAGATCACCCGCCTGAAGGACCTGAACGCTGTCAGGTGGGTGGCCAGTAAGAGGCGCACGCTGAACGCACTCCTCGTGAGCTGGCCGTCACTCACTCGGCACCTCCAGAGCGTGGCAGAGGCCGGGGGCCAGGTTGGGAACAGGGCCAGGGGCATGCTGAAGCTGCTGAAGGGCTTCCACTTCGTCAAGTTCTGCCACTTCCTTTTGGACTTCCTGAGCATCTACAGGCCCCTGTCTGAGGTGTGCCAGAAGGAGATCGTGCTGGTTACAGAGGTGAACGCCACGCTGGGTGGGGCCTACGGAGCACTGAAGACCCTCCGTCACCAGGCGGGGCCCAAAGAGGAAGAGTTCAATGCCAGCTTCAAGGATGGGTGGCTCCATGGCATCTTCTTGGACAGACCAGAGCTGGCAGAACAGCGGTTCCAGGCAGATAGGGAGAAAACAATCCTGACTGGGATTGAGTACCTCCAGCAGAGGTTTGACACAGACCGTCCCCCGCAGCTCAAGAACATGGAGGTGTTTGACACCATGGCCTGGCCCAGTGGGATTGAACTTGCCACTTTTGGGAACCATGATATTCTCACGCTTGCCAGGTATTTTGAGCTCTCTCTCCCTGCAGGATACAGTGAGGAAGCTCTGCTGGAGGAGTGGCTGGGCCTGAAGGCCATCACCCAGAACCTCCCGTTCTCCATGCTGTGTAAAAACGCCCTGGCCCAGCACTACCGCTTCCCCTTGCTGAGCAAGCTCATGGCTGTGGTGGTCTGTGTGCCCATCTCCACCTCCTGCTGCCAGCGGGGGTTTAAGGCCATGAACCGCATCAGGACCGATGAGAGGACCAAGCTCTCCAATGAGGTGCTCAACATGCTCATGATGACAGCTGTGAATGGCGTGGCAGTCACAGAGTACGACCCCCAGCCTGCGATCCAGCACTGGTACCTGACCTCCTCAGGCCGACGTTTCAGCCACGTCTATGCCTGTGCCCAGGTGCCAGCCCGCTCCCGTGAGA GTGCGGGGCTCAGGAAGGAGGAGCTGGGCACCCTCTGCGTAGAGGGGTCTGGGACCCAGCAGCCGCCCATCCTGCCCTCCAGGGAGGCGGTGGAGGTTCAGAAGGATTGCATCACGGGGCCTTCCGGGAGCTTCCTGCACCCCAGCGCCAGCCAGGGGGCCCCTGGCATGTCCTGA
- the ZNF862 gene encoding zinc finger protein 862 isoform X4 has translation MEPRESGKAPVTFDDITVYLLQEEWMLLSQQQKEICGSDKLVAPLGKSQMGYLEEMDVQVPARESTRYLPPQKKACLSHFSTDNGNIEGDWTGRSKKLLKPRSIQKSWFAQFPWLIMNEEQTALFCSACREYPSVRDRRSRLIEGYTGPFKVETLKYHAKSKAHLFCVSALAARDPVWAARFQSIKDPPGDGLASPEHLFTADYPVFYPTGSLGDFGSMDELLPTSRAELEDPGGNGTIPALYLDCVPDLRQKEITDDINNSSNINVLCNDVVESSSQDLSEEGLLEEVPVVVEELPAVFEDVAVYFTQEEWGLLDKRQKELYRDVMCMNYELLASLGPVAAKPDLISKLERRAAPWIKDPNGPKWGKGHPPGKKKTVAVGEVDTQALAVDAALLPVPSVETCTSYCGSNICEVEVDGPRKIKRTYRPRSIQRSWFGQFPWLVIDPKETKLFCSACKERPSLHDKSSRLVRGYTGPFKVETLKYHEVSKAHRLCVNTVEIKDDNPQTALVPEISSDLMANMEHFFHAAYSIAYHSRPLNDFEKILQLLQSTGTVILGKYRNRTACTQFIKYISETLKKQILDDVRNSPCVSVLLDSSTDASDQACVGIYVRYLKQMEVKESYITLAPLYSETADGYFETIISALDELDIPFRKPGWVVGLGTDGSAMLSCRGGLVDKFQEVIPQLLPVHCVAHRLHLAVVDACGNIDLVRKCDRHIRTIFKFYQSSNKRLNELQESAAPLEQEITRLKDLNAVRWVASKRRTLNALLVSWPSLTRHLQSVAEAGGQVGNRARGMLKLLKGFHFVKFCHFLLDFLSIYRPLSEVCQKEIVLVTEVNATLGGAYGALKTLRHQAGPKEEEFNASFKDGWLHGIFLDRPELAEQRFQADREKTILTGIEYLQQRFDTDRPPQLKNMEVFDTMAWPSGIELATFGNHDILTLARYFELSLPAGYSEEALLEEWLGLKAITQNLPFSMLCKNALAQHYRFPLLSKLMAVVVCVPISTSCCQRGFKAMNRIRTDERTKLSNEVLNMLMMTAVNGVAVTEYDPQPAIQHWYLTSSGRRFSHVYACAQVPARSRESAGLRKEELGTLCVEGSGTQQPPILPSREAVEVQKDCITGPSGSFLHPSASQGAPGMS, from the exons gcTCCTGTGACGTTTGATGACATCACAGTATACTTGCTCCAGGAAGAATGGATGCTGCTGAGTCAGCAGCAGAAGGAGATCTGTGGCTCTGACAAGCTGGTGGCACCACTGG GAAAAAGCCAGATGGGCTACTTGGAAGAAATGGATGTGCAAGTTCCTGCCAGGGAGAGTACACGATACCTCCCGCCTCAGAAGAAAGCCTGCCTTTCCCACTTCAGTACAGACAATGGCAACATCGAGGGAGACTGGACAGGAAGAAGCAAGAAACTCTTAAAGCCTCGGTCTATCCAGAAGTCGTGGTTTGCACAGTTTCCATGGTTGATCATGAACGAGGAACAGACGGCTCTGTTTTGCTCTGCTTGCCGGGAGTACCCATCTGTCAGGGACAGACGGTCAAGATTAATAGAAGGTTATACAGGACCATTCAAGGTGGAGACTCTCAAATACCATGCCAAGAGCAAAGCGCACCTCTTCTGTGTCAGTGCCTTGGCAGCAAGGGACCCCGTTTGGGCAGCCCGTTTCCAGAGCATCAAAGATCCACCTGGAGATGGCCTGGCCAGCCCAGAGCACCTCTTCACTGCAGATTATCCCGTGTTCTACCCCACAGGGTCTCTGGGAGATTTTGGTAGCATGGATGAGCTCCTGCCAACCTCAAGAGCTGAACTAGAGGATCCTGGGGGGAATGGAACAATTCCTGCCTTGTATCTAGACTGCGTTCCAGATTTGAGGCaaaaagaaatcactgatgaCATCAACAACTCCTCAAACATTAATGTTTTATGTAATGATGTTGTTGAATCCAGCAGCCAG GACCTTTCTGAAGAGGGGCTGTTGGAGGAGGTCCCTGTGGTGGTGGAGGAGCTCCCAGCGGTATTTGAGGATGTTGCGGTGTATTTCACCCAGGAGGAGTGGGGCCTGCTAGACAAGCGGCAGAAGGAGCTGTACAGAGACGTGATGTGCATGAATTACGAGCTCTTGGCATCCCTGG GGCCTGTGGCTGCCAAACCAGACTTGATCTCTAAACTGGAACGCAGAGCTGCACCCTGGATCAAGGACCCGAATGGGCCAAAGTGGGGGAAAGGTCATCCTCCAG ggaaaaagaagacgGTGGCTGTTGGAGAGGTAGACACACAGGCCTTAGCTGTAGACGCTGCACTGCTTCCAGTTCCTTCTGTGGAGACATGCACCTCCTACTGCGGCTCCAACATCTGCGAAGTAGAAGTAGATGGGCCTAGGAAAATCAAGAGGACTTACAGACCCCGTTCAATTCAGAGGTCGTGGTTTGGGCAGTTCCCATGGTTAGTAATTGACCCAAAAGAGACCAAGCTCTTCTGCTCAGCCTGCAAAGAAAGACCTAGTCTCCATGACAAATCATCTCGTTTAGTCAGAGGTTACACTGGGCCTTTTAAAGTGGAGACTTTAAAATACCATGAAGTCAGCAAAGCACACAGGCTTTGTGTCAACACTGTTGAAATCAAAGACGACAACCCCCAAACTGCCCTCGTCCCAGAGATCTCCAGTGACCTCATGGCGAACATGGAGCACTTTTTCCATGCTGCCTACTCCATCGCGTACCACTCAAGGCCCCTGAATGACTTTGAGAAAATCCTGCAGCTCCTCCAAAGCACTGGGACCGTGATTTTAGGCAAGTACCGCAACCGCACCGCATGCACTCAGTTCATCAAGTACATCTCCGAGACGCTGAAGAAGCAGATCCTCGACGATGTCCGGAACTCCCCCTGTGTGAGCGTCTTGTTGGACAGCTCCACCGACGCCTCTGACCAGGCCTGCGTGGGGATTTATGTCCGCTACCTGAAGCAGATGGAGGTGAAGGAGTCATACATCACCCTGGCCCCGCTTTACAGCGAGACGGCGGACGGATACTTTGAGACCATCATTTCTGCCCTGGATGAGCTGGACATCCCTTTCCGGAAgcctggctgggtggtgggcCTGGGAACAGATGGCTCGGCCATGCTGAGCTGCAGAGGAGGCCTTGTGGACAAGTTCCAGGAGGTTATCCCCCAGCTGCTGCCGGTCCACTGTGTGGCCCACCGGCTGCACCTGGCCGTGGTGGATGCGTGTGGGAACATCGACCTGGTGAGGAAGTGCGACCGGCACATCCGTACCATCTTCAAGTTTTATCAGTCCTCAAACAAGAGGCTGAACGAGCTGCAGGAAAGTGCAGCTCCACTGGAGCAGGAGATCACCCGCCTGAAGGACCTGAACGCTGTCAGGTGGGTGGCCAGTAAGAGGCGCACGCTGAACGCACTCCTCGTGAGCTGGCCGTCACTCACTCGGCACCTCCAGAGCGTGGCAGAGGCCGGGGGCCAGGTTGGGAACAGGGCCAGGGGCATGCTGAAGCTGCTGAAGGGCTTCCACTTCGTCAAGTTCTGCCACTTCCTTTTGGACTTCCTGAGCATCTACAGGCCCCTGTCTGAGGTGTGCCAGAAGGAGATCGTGCTGGTTACAGAGGTGAACGCCACGCTGGGTGGGGCCTACGGAGCACTGAAGACCCTCCGTCACCAGGCGGGGCCCAAAGAGGAAGAGTTCAATGCCAGCTTCAAGGATGGGTGGCTCCATGGCATCTTCTTGGACAGACCAGAGCTGGCAGAACAGCGGTTCCAGGCAGATAGGGAGAAAACAATCCTGACTGGGATTGAGTACCTCCAGCAGAGGTTTGACACAGACCGTCCCCCGCAGCTCAAGAACATGGAGGTGTTTGACACCATGGCCTGGCCCAGTGGGATTGAACTTGCCACTTTTGGGAACCATGATATTCTCACGCTTGCCAGGTATTTTGAGCTCTCTCTCCCTGCAGGATACAGTGAGGAAGCTCTGCTGGAGGAGTGGCTGGGCCTGAAGGCCATCACCCAGAACCTCCCGTTCTCCATGCTGTGTAAAAACGCCCTGGCCCAGCACTACCGCTTCCCCTTGCTGAGCAAGCTCATGGCTGTGGTGGTCTGTGTGCCCATCTCCACCTCCTGCTGCCAGCGGGGGTTTAAGGCCATGAACCGCATCAGGACCGATGAGAGGACCAAGCTCTCCAATGAGGTGCTCAACATGCTCATGATGACAGCTGTGAATGGCGTGGCAGTCACAGAGTACGACCCCCAGCCTGCGATCCAGCACTGGTACCTGACCTCCTCAGGCCGACGTTTCAGCCACGTCTATGCCTGTGCCCAGGTGCCAGCCCGCTCCCGTGAGA GTGCGGGGCTCAGGAAGGAGGAGCTGGGCACCCTCTGCGTAGAGGGGTCTGGGACCCAGCAGCCGCCCATCCTGCCCTCCAGGGAGGCGGTGGAGGTTCAGAAGGATTGCATCACGGGGCCTTCCGGGAGCTTCCTGCACCCCAGCGCCAGCCAGGGGGCCCCTGGCATGTCCTGA